A genome region from Defluviimonas aquaemixtae includes the following:
- the hisH gene encoding imidazole glycerol phosphate synthase subunit HisH encodes MLTVLVDYESGNLHSAEKAFARMSAEAEGGEVLVTSRPEDVARADRIVLPGDGAFPACRSALDRFTGLFEAIEEAVTGRGRPFLGICIGMQMMATRGLEYRETEGFGWIPGEVVKIEPGEARLKVPHMGWNDLVVDHPHPVLDGITTGRHAYFVHSYHFRVADSAHRLAHCDYGGDITAIVGRDNMIGTQFHPEKSQETGLRIIANFLSWAP; translated from the coding sequence ATGCTGACGGTTCTCGTTGACTACGAAAGCGGCAACCTGCACTCGGCCGAGAAAGCCTTCGCCCGCATGTCAGCCGAGGCGGAGGGTGGTGAGGTGCTTGTCACCTCGCGGCCCGAAGACGTGGCGCGCGCGGATCGCATCGTGCTGCCGGGCGATGGCGCCTTTCCCGCTTGCCGGAGCGCGCTCGACCGCTTCACGGGGCTCTTCGAGGCGATCGAAGAGGCGGTGACAGGGCGCGGCCGACCTTTCCTTGGCATTTGCATCGGCATGCAGATGATGGCGACGCGCGGCCTCGAGTACCGCGAAACTGAAGGCTTTGGCTGGATCCCGGGCGAGGTCGTGAAGATCGAGCCTGGCGAGGCGCGGTTGAAGGTGCCGCATATGGGCTGGAACGACCTTGTTGTCGACCATCCACACCCAGTTCTCGACGGGATAACGACGGGACGGCACGCCTATTTCGTGCACTCCTACCATTTCCGGGTGGCCGACTCCGCCCACAGGCTCGCCCATTGCGACTACGGGGGCGACATCACCGCGATCGTCGGACGCGACAACATGATCGGAACGCAGTTTCACCCCGAAAAGAGCCAGGAAACCGGGCTGAGGATAATCGCGAACTTCCTGTCCTGGGCGCCGTAG
- a CDS encoding phosphoribosyl-ATP diphosphatase → MNPLEKLAATIAERRGADPDTSWTATLLAKGPEKCAEKFGEEAVEAIVEAVKGDRGRLTAEAADVLYHLLVMLAARDVTLAEVMAELERREGTSGIAEKARR, encoded by the coding sequence ATGAACCCCCTTGAAAAGCTTGCGGCCACGATTGCCGAGCGTCGCGGTGCGGACCCTGATACGTCCTGGACCGCCACGCTGCTGGCGAAGGGCCCGGAAAAATGCGCCGAGAAGTTCGGCGAAGAAGCGGTCGAGGCCATAGTCGAGGCCGTCAAGGGCGACCGGGGGCGCCTGACCGCCGAGGCTGCGGATGTGCTCTACCACCTTCTCGTCATGCTCGCCGCGCGCGACGTGACGCTTGCCGAGGTAATGGCCGAGCTGGAGCGCCGCGAGGGCACGTCCGGCATCGCGGAAAAGGCGCGCCGCTGA
- the hisA gene encoding 1-(5-phosphoribosyl)-5-[(5-phosphoribosylamino)methylideneamino]imidazole-4-carboxamide isomerase, producing MILYPAIDLKEGQCVRLLRGDMDRATVFGDDPAAQAAAFEAAGTEWLHLVDLNGAFTGKPENAMAVEAILARVSVPCQLGGGIRDMATIEAWLSKGLARVILGTVAVENPALVHEAALAFPGKVAVGIDARGGRVATKGWAEETDVMVTDLARRYEDAGVAAIIYTDINRDGAMTGPNIEATEMLARAITIPVIASGGISSLADLVALRDARVIAGAISGRALYDGAIDLAEALASLKG from the coding sequence ATGATCCTTTATCCCGCGATCGACCTCAAGGAGGGCCAGTGTGTCCGGCTTCTGCGTGGCGACATGGACAGGGCCACGGTCTTCGGCGACGACCCCGCGGCGCAGGCGGCCGCCTTCGAGGCCGCCGGAACCGAATGGCTGCATCTCGTCGATCTGAACGGTGCCTTCACGGGCAAGCCTGAAAACGCGATGGCGGTCGAGGCGATCCTCGCCCGCGTCTCGGTGCCCTGTCAGCTCGGCGGCGGCATTCGCGACATGGCAACAATCGAGGCGTGGCTTTCGAAAGGCCTCGCCCGCGTGATCCTCGGCACGGTCGCGGTGGAGAACCCGGCCCTCGTGCACGAGGCGGCATTGGCATTTCCGGGCAAGGTCGCGGTGGGCATCGACGCTCGGGGGGGACGCGTCGCGACGAAGGGCTGGGCGGAGGAGACCGATGTCATGGTCACTGACCTTGCCCGGCGCTACGAAGATGCGGGCGTGGCTGCGATCATTTACACCGACATCAATCGCGACGGTGCGATGACGGGTCCGAACATCGAGGCAACAGAGATGCTCGCCCGTGCGATCACGATCCCGGTGATCGCCTCGGGCGGCATTTCGAGCCTTGCCGACCTTGTCGCGCTGCGCGATGCCAGGGTCATCGCAGGGGCGATCTCAGGCCGAGCGCTCTATGACGGTGCGATCGATCTTGCGGAAGCTCTGGCTTCACTGAAAGGCTAG
- a CDS encoding 2-dehydro-3-deoxygalactonokinase — MSVSAPRPEWIAVDWGTSHLRLWRMPRSGVALDRTDSDKGMGRLTRDQFEPVLLDLVQNDLPAEGHLTVICCGMAGSRQGWSEARYLAVPSAPPSIAQATHVQTRSPSLSVHILPGLSQASPADVMRGEETQISGFLSTEPDFDGVLCLPGTHSKWAHVSAGEVVSFRTFMTGELFALLSGQSVLRHSLASSGLDPESFSGAVAHVMSRPEGLAGDLFSLRAESLLSGLDATAARSRLSGLLIGAELAAARSYWLGRDIVIAGESGIASAYQIALAAQGADPRMVDAEEMTLNGLRAAYAQLREHAL; from the coding sequence ATGAGCGTCTCGGCCCCCCGTCCCGAATGGATAGCGGTGGACTGGGGGACATCGCATCTGCGCCTGTGGCGGATGCCCCGATCTGGCGTGGCGCTGGACCGCACAGATAGCGACAAGGGCATGGGCAGGCTCACCCGCGATCAGTTCGAGCCGGTGCTGCTCGACCTCGTGCAAAACGATTTGCCCGCCGAAGGGCACCTGACGGTCATCTGCTGCGGCATGGCGGGATCGCGGCAGGGCTGGTCAGAGGCGCGCTATCTGGCCGTTCCGTCCGCGCCGCCGAGCATCGCGCAGGCAACACATGTGCAAACGCGCAGCCCAAGCCTCTCCGTCCACATCCTGCCGGGCCTGAGTCAAGCCTCCCCCGCCGACGTCATGCGCGGTGAGGAAACCCAGATTTCCGGCTTTCTTTCAACGGAGCCTGATTTCGATGGCGTCCTCTGCCTGCCGGGCACTCATAGCAAGTGGGCGCATGTCAGCGCCGGAGAGGTGGTGAGCTTCCGCACCTTCATGACGGGCGAGTTGTTCGCGCTGCTTTCTGGCCAGTCGGTGCTCCGGCACTCCCTTGCCTCCTCGGGGCTCGACCCTGAAAGCTTCTCTGGCGCCGTGGCGCATGTCATGTCGCGCCCGGAGGGGCTCGCGGGCGATCTCTTCTCGCTTCGGGCTGAATCGCTCCTGTCGGGGCTGGACGCGACCGCCGCGCGTTCGCGTCTCTCGGGCCTCTTGATCGGGGCGGAACTGGCCGCTGCACGGTCCTACTGGCTGGGCCGCGACATCGTGATCGCTGGCGAAAGCGGGATCGCCTCGGCCTACCAGATCGCACTGGCCGCGCAGGGGGCGGACCCGCGCATGGTCGATGCCGAAGAAATGACGCTGAACGGCCTCCGCGCCGCTTATGCCCAATTGAGGGAACACGCCTTATGA
- a CDS encoding DUF2147 domain-containing protein: MRNILIAGAMTLFAGAALADPVEGVWQTEVDDGAYAHVTMAACGSAYCGVISRTFNSDGEYNSPNLGKTLVIDMVPNGGDSYAGKVWRPSNDKIYIGKIQLQGDRLRLAGCVAGGLLCSKQTWIRVK, translated from the coding sequence ATGAGAAACATCTTGATCGCCGGCGCCATGACGCTTTTCGCCGGCGCTGCCTTGGCAGATCCGGTCGAAGGCGTCTGGCAGACTGAGGTTGATGACGGCGCCTACGCTCACGTCACCATGGCGGCGTGTGGTTCCGCTTACTGCGGCGTGATTTCACGCACCTTCAACTCAGACGGCGAGTACAATTCGCCGAATCTGGGCAAGACACTGGTGATCGACATGGTGCCTAACGGCGGCGACTCTTACGCCGGCAAGGTCTGGCGTCCTTCGAACGACAAGATATACATCGGCAAGATCCAGCTTCAGGGTGATCGTCTCCGGCTTGCTGGCTGCGTCGCAGGCGGGCTGCTCTGCTCCAAACAGACCTGGATACGCGTCAAGTAG
- a CDS encoding DUF302 domain-containing protein: MTRLGIALFTALMATQTHAGDVVRVAATGSVGEVMDRLEGAVTGAGATVFARIDHGAGAESVGMEIGAAQLLVFGNPALGTPAMQQDPLAGLYLPLKVLAYEDAAGAVWLAYEEPSDTFGELAIPADAEVLAKMSGALGKLTSAAAGG, translated from the coding sequence ATGACCCGTTTGGGTATTGCACTGTTTACCGCCTTGATGGCAACCCAGACCCATGCCGGGGACGTCGTCCGCGTTGCCGCCACGGGCAGCGTGGGCGAGGTCATGGACCGGCTTGAGGGCGCGGTGACCGGCGCAGGCGCGACCGTCTTCGCGCGGATCGACCACGGCGCAGGGGCTGAAAGCGTTGGGATGGAGATCGGCGCCGCCCAGCTTCTGGTATTCGGCAATCCCGCGCTTGGCACACCGGCGATGCAGCAAGACCCGCTCGCCGGGCTCTATCTTCCGCTCAAGGTCTTGGCCTACGAAGATGCCGCGGGCGCCGTCTGGCTGGCCTACGAAGAACCGTCCGACACGTTCGGAGAACTGGCGATTCCGGCCGATGCCGAGGTTCTGGCAAAGATGTCGGGCGCGCTTGGCAAGCTGACGTCGGCGGCTGCTGGCGGCTAG
- the hisF gene encoding imidazole glycerol phosphate synthase subunit HisF — MLKTRIIPCLDVADGRVVKGVNFVDLVDAGDPVEAAKAYDAAGADELCFLDIHATHENRGTMYNLVTRTAEQCYIPLTVGGGVRSHEDVRALLLAGADKVSFNSAAVADPEVVAEAAGRFGSQCIVVAIDAKTVAPGRWEIFTHGGRRPTGINAVDFAKTVATMGAGEILLTSMDRDGTRSGFNIPLTCAIADAVDVPVIASGGVGTLDHLVEGVTDGHAAAVLAASIFHFGDFSIREAKEHMAAAGIPMRLE; from the coding sequence ATGCTCAAGACCCGGATCATTCCCTGCCTCGATGTGGCCGACGGCCGCGTCGTCAAAGGCGTGAACTTCGTGGACCTCGTGGATGCCGGTGACCCGGTGGAGGCCGCGAAAGCCTACGACGCGGCGGGCGCGGACGAGCTCTGTTTTCTCGACATCCATGCGACGCATGAAAACCGGGGCACGATGTACAACCTCGTCACCCGGACGGCCGAGCAGTGTTACATCCCGCTGACCGTGGGCGGGGGCGTACGCAGCCACGAAGACGTGCGTGCGCTTCTCCTTGCGGGCGCCGACAAGGTCAGCTTCAACTCCGCCGCCGTCGCCGACCCGGAGGTCGTGGCCGAAGCGGCGGGCCGGTTCGGCAGCCAGTGCATCGTGGTGGCGATCGACGCCAAGACCGTGGCGCCGGGGCGGTGGGAGATCTTCACCCACGGCGGACGCAGGCCCACCGGGATCAACGCAGTAGACTTCGCCAAGACGGTAGCGACGATGGGGGCGGGCGAGATTCTTCTGACCTCGATGGACCGCGACGGCACGCGGTCGGGGTTCAATATTCCGCTTACCTGCGCCATTGCGGACGCAGTCGATGTTCCGGTGATCGCGAGCGGCGGTGTGGGCACGCTCGACCATCTGGTCGAAGGCGTGACAGACGGCCACGCTGCCGCCGTTCTCGCCGCGTCGATTTTCCATTTTGGCGATTTCTCCATCCGCGAGGCGAAGGAACACATGGCCGCCGCCGGCATCCCGATGAGGCTCGAATGA
- a CDS encoding beta-galactosidase, with protein MRRTLGVCYYPEHWPEELWAEDARRMAETGLTWVRIGEFAWSRIEPEPDQLDWGWLDRAIETLGAAGLKVVLGTPTATPPRWMLNRHPDMLALDSEGRPRKFGSRRHYCFSHAGYLEECRRIVTELAHRYGRNPYVAAWQADNEYGCHDTVISYSDAARRAFRDWLRAQFPAVNGNGGDIGALNRAWGNVFWSMDYADFDDIDLPNLTVTEPNPAHSLAFRRFSSAQVVRFNRAQADIIRAHSDAPIAHNYMGRVTEFDHFDLGADLDIASWDSYPLGFLEDRVGASDADQRHFARQGDPDFQAFHHDLYRAVGRGRWWIMEQQPGPVNWAPYNPAPLPGMVRLWTWEAFAHGAEAVCYFRWRQAPFAQEQMHAGLLRPDSAEAPGLAEARQVAGELADAPGVDPEQAPVALIFDYDADWAWKVQPHGKGLSYFSLVFDHYRALRRAGLSVDILPPSARDFSGYRAVFAPGLIHMAADLKRALAESGAEIVIGPRSGARDRNFSIPVPLPPSLPGLDVTVSRVESLRPDMPVPVEGGGTVTGYREELAGSADTVFADYSGAPVAVRQGRLTYMGGWGDAELLDRLVVGIGLRSQLPILQLPLGVRVRDTAIERFWFNHNSCPVETPAGRLPAAGVLRVPR; from the coding sequence ATGCGCCGCACTCTGGGCGTATGCTACTACCCGGAGCATTGGCCCGAAGAGCTGTGGGCCGAAGACGCTCGCCGAATGGCCGAGACGGGGCTCACCTGGGTTCGCATCGGCGAATTCGCCTGGAGCCGGATCGAGCCCGAGCCCGACCAATTGGACTGGGGCTGGCTCGATCGCGCGATCGAGACGCTGGGCGCGGCGGGGCTGAAGGTGGTGCTCGGCACGCCCACCGCGACGCCGCCTAGATGGATGCTCAACCGTCATCCCGACATGCTCGCCCTCGATTCCGAGGGCCGCCCACGCAAGTTCGGTTCTCGCCGGCACTACTGCTTCAGCCATGCAGGCTATCTGGAGGAGTGCCGCCGCATCGTGACCGAGCTTGCCCACCGTTACGGCCGCAACCCTTATGTCGCCGCGTGGCAAGCGGACAACGAATACGGCTGCCACGACACGGTCATTTCCTATTCCGACGCCGCCCGCCGCGCCTTTCGCGACTGGCTGCGCGCACAGTTCCCGGCCGTCAACGGAAACGGCGGAGACATAGGTGCGCTGAACCGCGCCTGGGGCAACGTGTTCTGGTCGATGGACTACGCCGATTTCGACGACATCGACCTGCCGAACCTCACTGTGACGGAACCTAATCCCGCCCACAGCCTCGCCTTCCGGCGCTTTTCCTCGGCTCAGGTCGTCCGTTTCAACCGCGCGCAGGCAGACATCATCCGCGCCCATTCGGATGCGCCCATCGCGCACAACTACATGGGTCGCGTGACGGAGTTCGATCACTTTGATCTGGGCGCCGATCTCGATATCGCCTCGTGGGACAGTTATCCGCTGGGTTTCCTCGAAGACCGAGTGGGGGCGAGCGACGCGGATCAGCGGCACTTCGCACGGCAGGGAGATCCGGATTTCCAGGCATTCCACCACGACCTCTACCGTGCCGTAGGCCGCGGGCGCTGGTGGATCATGGAACAGCAGCCGGGGCCGGTGAACTGGGCGCCATACAATCCTGCGCCCCTTCCCGGCATGGTCCGGCTCTGGACGTGGGAGGCTTTCGCGCATGGTGCCGAGGCCGTCTGCTATTTCCGCTGGCGGCAAGCGCCGTTCGCGCAGGAGCAAATGCATGCCGGGCTCCTGCGGCCCGACAGTGCCGAGGCGCCTGGTCTGGCCGAGGCCCGTCAGGTCGCCGGCGAGCTTGCGGATGCGCCCGGGGTCGACCCGGAGCAGGCGCCGGTTGCGCTTATCTTCGACTATGATGCCGACTGGGCCTGGAAGGTGCAGCCGCATGGCAAAGGCCTGAGCTACTTCTCGCTCGTCTTCGACCACTACCGCGCTCTGCGCCGCGCGGGACTGTCCGTGGATATCCTGCCGCCTTCGGCACGCGACTTCTCTGGATATCGCGCGGTCTTTGCGCCTGGCTTGATTCACATGGCGGCGGATCTGAAACGCGCGCTGGCTGAAAGCGGCGCAGAGATCGTGATCGGTCCCCGCAGTGGCGCGCGGGACCGAAACTTCTCGATTCCAGTGCCGCTACCGCCGTCATTGCCCGGCCTCGACGTGACTGTCTCCCGGGTCGAAAGCCTGAGGCCCGATATGCCGGTGCCGGTTGAGGGCGGCGGCACAGTTACAGGGTACCGGGAGGAACTCGCCGGTTCGGCCGATACGGTTTTCGCCGACTACAGTGGCGCGCCCGTCGCAGTCCGGCAGGGCCGGCTTACTTACATGGGCGGCTGGGGTGACGCGGAGCTTCTCGACCGGCTGGTTGTCGGAATCGGCCTACGGTCGCAGCTACCGATACTCCAACTTCCGCTCGGGGTTCGTGTCCGCGATACGGCCATCGAACGGTTCTGGTTCAACCACAATTCCTGCCCGGTCGAAACGCCCGCGGGGCGTCTCCCGGCCGCAGGAGTCCTTCGCGTGCCGCGCTGA
- a CDS encoding DUF2147 domain-containing protein, translated as MVFRPYLFAAVLISASVAALSAQADPIQGTWQVEPDHKGQVGQVVIRRCGESFCGRVVKVHDSTGKSVVTRSMGRDLFWGLKAKGNGRYEGGRVWVPLYDREYDAKAQLRGDRLRVLGCIGPLCDGQTWFRSR; from the coding sequence ATGGTCTTTCGTCCGTACCTGTTCGCCGCAGTTCTGATATCTGCGTCGGTTGCGGCGCTTTCTGCGCAGGCAGACCCCATCCAGGGCACGTGGCAGGTCGAGCCCGACCACAAAGGGCAAGTCGGCCAAGTTGTGATACGTCGTTGCGGTGAGTCGTTTTGCGGCCGCGTCGTGAAAGTCCATGATAGCACCGGAAAGAGCGTCGTCACCCGCAGCATGGGCCGCGACCTTTTCTGGGGCCTGAAAGCAAAGGGCAATGGTCGCTACGAGGGCGGTCGTGTCTGGGTCCCCCTCTATGACCGCGAATACGACGCCAAGGCTCAGCTACGAGGCGACCGGCTGCGGGTGCTCGGCTGCATCGGGCCGCTCTGTGACGGGCAGACTTGGTTCCGCTCGCGCTAA
- the hisB gene encoding imidazoleglycerol-phosphate dehydratase HisB, giving the protein MRKAEITRKTAETAITVAIDLDGTGQYANETGVGFFDHMLDQLARHSLVDLKVRAKGDLHIDDHHTVEDCGIAIGQALAQALGDKRGIRRYGHFCLAMDDAQVMTALDLSGRPYLVWNVDFPTAKIGTLDTELVREFFQALSTHGGITLHVDRIHGINSHHIAEAAFKSVARALRMAVEPDQRASDLLPSTKGAL; this is encoded by the coding sequence ATGCGTAAGGCAGAGATCACCCGGAAGACGGCCGAAACGGCGATCACGGTTGCAATCGACCTGGACGGCACCGGGCAGTATGCGAACGAAACCGGCGTGGGGTTCTTCGACCATATGCTGGATCAACTTGCACGGCACTCTTTGGTCGACCTCAAGGTCCGGGCAAAGGGCGACCTGCACATCGACGACCACCACACGGTCGAGGATTGCGGCATCGCCATCGGCCAGGCCCTTGCGCAGGCGCTTGGCGACAAGCGCGGTATCCGACGCTACGGCCATTTCTGTTTGGCGATGGACGACGCACAGGTGATGACGGCGCTCGATCTTTCCGGCCGGCCCTATCTTGTGTGGAACGTCGATTTCCCGACGGCGAAAATCGGGACCCTCGACACGGAGCTGGTGCGCGAATTCTTTCAGGCGCTTTCGACCCATGGCGGGATCACGCTGCATGTGGACCGCATCCACGGGATCAACAGTCACCACATTGCCGAGGCCGCGTTCAAATCGGTCGCCCGTGCGCTGCGGATGGCAGTGGAGCCGGACCAACGTGCCAGTGACCTGCTGCCGTCGACCAAGGGTGCGCTCTGA
- a CDS encoding DUF2867 domain-containing protein, with amino-acid sequence MARVERVELPHDSLLKAFAQPGDYLDSFACQSTLNVDQAAERAMNFPSWVTMLLGMRNLLVAPLGLIARPKGEKIGIFPLDQRSDSELVLGFDDRHLDFRVSVLVDGRRAFGSAWVHTHNLAGRAYLAAVLPFHVAIMRQAVARMAG; translated from the coding sequence GTGGCGAGGGTTGAGCGCGTCGAACTGCCCCATGACAGCCTGCTCAAAGCCTTTGCGCAGCCCGGCGATTACCTGGACAGTTTTGCGTGCCAAAGCACGCTGAACGTCGATCAGGCAGCCGAGCGCGCGATGAATTTTCCAAGCTGGGTGACAATGCTGTTGGGAATGCGCAACCTGCTCGTCGCGCCGCTCGGCCTGATTGCTCGGCCCAAGGGCGAAAAGATCGGGATCTTCCCGCTCGACCAGCGCAGCGACAGCGAACTGGTCCTCGGTTTCGACGACAGGCACCTCGATTTCCGCGTCTCGGTCCTGGTGGACGGCCGGCGCGCCTTTGGCTCGGCCTGGGTGCATACCCACAATCTGGCAGGCCGCGCCTATCTCGCCGCGGTCCTGCCGTTTCATGTCGCGATCATGCGCCAGGCGGTTGCACGAATGGCGGGCTAG
- a CDS encoding transglutaminase-like cysteine peptidase has protein sequence MVSLVRLHGRRGCSAARRIGRPLVAATFTAMVVAWSGGAAGAADAPRLIARKPIAAPSAFAGICTRYHWACARAGRSTASGSAEMTLARDVNRAVNRKVREVSDLRQYGNDDVWALPTAKGGDCEDFALLKKKELIQRGVAPQNLLIATVLDRRGGPHAVLVLRTSHGDFVLDNLDSRILSWRQTGYTFLRMQDPSNPRRWNAVFSGGLIKLAGS, from the coding sequence ATGGTGAGCCTTGTGCGTCTTCACGGGCGCAGGGGTTGTTCTGCGGCGCGGCGCATCGGTCGTCCGCTGGTGGCCGCTACCTTCACGGCCATGGTCGTGGCGTGGTCTGGCGGTGCCGCAGGGGCGGCCGACGCACCGCGCCTGATCGCTCGCAAGCCCATTGCTGCACCATCGGCCTTCGCCGGGATCTGTACGCGATACCATTGGGCCTGCGCGCGTGCCGGTCGGAGCACGGCAAGCGGAAGCGCGGAAATGACGCTTGCCCGCGACGTCAACCGCGCAGTCAATCGCAAGGTTCGCGAAGTCTCCGATCTGCGGCAATATGGCAACGACGATGTTTGGGCGCTTCCGACTGCCAAGGGCGGCGATTGCGAAGATTTCGCGCTGCTGAAGAAGAAGGAACTCATCCAGCGCGGTGTCGCTCCGCAGAACCTGCTCATCGCGACGGTGCTCGACCGCCGGGGCGGACCGCATGCAGTGTTGGTTCTTCGCACCTCGCACGGAGACTTCGTGCTCGACAATCTGGACAGCCGGATCCTGTCCTGGCGCCAGACCGGCTACACGTTCCTGAGGATGCAGGATCCGTCGAATCCGCGTCGTTGGAACGCCGTTTTCTCCGGCGGACTGATCAAGCTCGCTGGGTCCTGA
- a CDS encoding 2-dehydro-3-deoxy-6-phosphogalactonate aldolase, with protein sequence MTREIIAILRGIRPDEAEGVTAALIRAGITRIEVPLNSPEPFVSIKRMCLLAGDRVIVGAGTVLTVEEVDELAKIGAQMVVSPDCNPEVIRATKAAGLLSYPGVFTPTECFAALRAGADGIKIFPASQLSAAGLSAIRAVLPQGTRTYAVGGVGPNDFAEWHKAGVTGFGIGAAVYKSDMTVDDVAARAHAVVTAYDAVFSA encoded by the coding sequence ATGACCCGCGAGATCATCGCGATCCTTCGCGGCATCCGCCCCGATGAAGCGGAAGGTGTCACGGCGGCCTTGATCCGGGCCGGGATCACACGAATCGAAGTGCCGCTGAATTCGCCAGAGCCGTTCGTCAGCATCAAGCGAATGTGCTTGCTTGCCGGTGACAGGGTAATCGTCGGTGCCGGCACCGTCCTGACGGTCGAGGAAGTTGATGAACTGGCGAAGATCGGCGCCCAGATGGTCGTGTCACCCGACTGTAACCCTGAGGTGATCCGCGCGACGAAGGCGGCTGGACTGCTCTCCTACCCCGGCGTATTCACACCGACGGAATGCTTCGCAGCGCTGCGCGCAGGGGCGGACGGGATCAAGATCTTCCCGGCAAGCCAATTGAGCGCGGCGGGCCTGTCGGCGATCCGGGCTGTGCTCCCGCAAGGGACGCGGACCTATGCGGTGGGCGGCGTCGGACCAAACGATTTCGCCGAATGGCACAAAGCAGGCGTGACGGGCTTTGGAATTGGCGCGGCGGTCTACAAGTCAGACATGACGGTCGACGATGTGGCCGCGCGCGCTCATGCCGTCGTCACCGCCTATGACGCGGTCTTCTCAGCATGA
- a CDS encoding SMP-30/gluconolactonase/LRE family protein, with product MSVTVFSATRCALGEGPMWHPERAELFWFDILGKRLHAKGAGGERNWQFDEHISAAGRIDRETLLIASETGLYRFDIGSGERSLVVALEADNPVTRSNDGRADPWGGFWIGTMGKTAERGAGAIYRFYRGELQKLIADVTISNSICFRADRSAAFYTDTRIGRIMRQPLAAADGWPEGEPEVFLDLGHNDALGVDGSVMDSEGCLWNAQWGASRVERYAPDGRLLETVGVPTSQASCPAFGGDDLKTLYITTAADGVKDDEAGKTYGTRIDVAGLADPEVVA from the coding sequence ATGAGCGTGACGGTCTTCTCCGCCACCCGCTGTGCGCTTGGCGAAGGCCCAATGTGGCATCCCGAGCGGGCGGAGCTTTTCTGGTTCGACATCCTCGGCAAGCGTCTACACGCGAAGGGTGCGGGCGGCGAGCGGAACTGGCAATTCGACGAGCACATCTCGGCCGCTGGGCGGATCGACCGCGAGACGCTTCTGATCGCCAGCGAAACCGGGCTTTACCGCTTTGACATCGGGTCAGGCGAGCGGAGCCTCGTCGTCGCGCTTGAGGCCGACAACCCGGTCACACGCTCGAATGACGGCAGGGCCGATCCCTGGGGCGGATTCTGGATCGGCACGATGGGTAAGACGGCCGAACGCGGTGCGGGTGCGATCTACCGCTTCTACCGGGGGGAGCTGCAGAAGCTGATCGCGGACGTGACAATCAGCAATTCCATCTGCTTCCGTGCGGACCGAAGCGCGGCTTTCTACACCGACACGAGGATCGGCAGGATCATGCGCCAGCCGCTTGCCGCCGCGGATGGCTGGCCGGAGGGTGAGCCGGAGGTGTTTCTTGATCTCGGCCACAACGATGCCCTCGGGGTCGACGGCTCGGTCATGGACAGCGAGGGATGCTTATGGAACGCGCAATGGGGCGCGTCTCGGGTGGAGCGCTACGCGCCGGACGGGCGGCTTCTGGAAACTGTTGGCGTTCCGACTTCGCAGGCCTCCTGCCCTGCTTTCGGCGGCGACGACCTGAAGACGCTTTACATCACGACCGCTGCTGACGGCGTGAAGGATGACGAAGCAGGCAAGACCTATGGGACGCGCATCGATGTCGCGGGCCTCGCCGATCCGGAGGTTGTGGCATGA